A single genomic interval of Salmo trutta chromosome 13, fSalTru1.1, whole genome shotgun sequence harbors:
- the LOC115205308 gene encoding BCL-6 corepressor-like protein 1, protein MQVDPTPMNVGDGGTVSREIGAPIKVSASMVGNPPQTLPPELRGDVPFSQPNKTITATDCKTQINVCSDPSNFNHCPVVHPPQEHSNAPTSGPPLISSDKRVDKKRSEVPKPKADGAGVVPTHQWPCGTKNSPEDPVNPSHSSVTSNKKPHTQTQPVIGLPAGFQCSTLFKPGQPVAFLPSTNFSSPLCKITLPPALGQIAALREATGSQFQKGSQPQSAAAGVAPLLRTYPYHFSVGRSPALEKKTPTATHKLKSKSTSSSKSSKAGGEQKSSIASVVASPTITLPALGSAPPTRFTLSPTAAICCGPSLASITTQGRLLNHVEKGPPHRSADKTSVGFLKLKASSAAKDHTVTCPTEARDVPLDLSAKSKRPKAVKDPPNTVATTEHLHNEACQKVALHPKRPYPILPDTHRNGAYQKQSSRPLNHQGMEPKSSWVKGCSQGPINNLPGTYVGVASPILASTLRSKDGKGSFEDEFQTFARQETISIIDQGEHLASRGKKALFMTKDNQHVHVIKHSNSTSPGVTQSCPFKGAFSTALPGSTNSHSYQKSASVKAAIPYSLTVVKPLWQQPPLLPYQGASVQRKISPGSPKVKGATGSEGPTFQSAHQSLSRMSPLSNLESIVKQKALETTALTGEGYCHLSPMASRKAVVSSHTMGQDTLFRQTAAFGCPPIRSVENKETLSSKGYSTQVMNKLEKTGVSECREKSSEKHVKLGEQVGGKEIQVFGSSGSANRNRMDSKLAQELEGGMVKEERKATAGLDPRAKLEGIALSILTGQCAGVAEVEKKTNGTKEESPTKPKAAFTKQKKPPSPRKPEKEKSSKKAVVPVKKKPGQETTPVRKEPRPKKKKPCAPVLEHSLSLAEPSPHREEGENTSSPTDNKQTAHNKPGFEVGFTGNGSSPLPSPQCSETPVSFSSPGRPNKQPACSESSTPRLRRGRRRGDEAWLDDWGFAPPPPPNLPHPPTAPPLQPARRPRGRPRTNPLPEKAAQGKARPAPSTEGDALKHKKRSRCRNRKYQNGEYITGKDRDGDGEGEERSVTTRQGTQSESDLTAAMYPRLSATLICRGASPEPDPRRPSFTRSGSVRRPDREASPEPSDKPSGKRKFKSKHLSDTDEPKKQLKTKRCSLGKRPASVATDDDSPDAKKPAGLQSTPKCSSSPPASKKGTSGRGGVPESPPSRPVPPEVRRLIVNKNAGETLLQRAARLGYQDVVLYCLEKDVREVNRRDNAGYTALHEACSRGWSHIVQVLLKHGADVNCSAQDGTRPIHDAVASDNLPELWMLLNHGADPTLATYSGQTAVKLAQSPSMKTFLKEYFTDLEGRSDQDPSLPWDFYSSSVFENGQEACWDFLLSQREEEEDEGRKERDSDRDCLMFEFSSEPLLPCYHVQVSLTQGFCNWFLLTDVLKRLKMSSRIFRARYPHLEVVSLARTEMCRQVSVSQVSTASAQPQEEGEGPVELVRCVPELQGLLGSSIHILQEDEGEEEGDRMDTATPCSR, encoded by the exons ATGCAG GTGGATCCCACTCCAATGAATGTAGGGGATGGAGGCACGGTGAGCCGAGAGATCGGTGCTCCCATTAAAGTGTCTGCGAGCATGGTGGGGAATCCCCCTCAGACGCTGCCCCCTGAGCTCAGAGGAGATGTGCCCTTCAGTCAGCCAAATAAGACCATCACAGCAACAGACTGTAAAACGCAGATCAACGTCTGTTCAGACCCTAGCAACTTCAACCATTGCCCAGTGGTCCATCCCCCGCAAGAACACAGCAATGCTCCAACGTCAGGCCCTCCCCTCATTAGCTCTGACAAGAGAGTCGACAAGAAGAGATCAGAGGTCCCTAAACCCAAGGCTGATGGTGCTGGGGTCGTTCCCACACATCAGTGGCCGTGTGGTACAAAGAACAGCCCTGAGGACCCAGTTAACCCAAGTCACAGCAGTGTGACGTCCAATAAGAAACCACATACTCAGACCCAGCCAGTGATTGGTCTTCCAGCTGGGTTTCAGTGTTCAACACTATTTAAACCAGGCCAGCCTGTTGCTTTTCTTCCCTCCACTAACTTTTCATCCCCACTCTGCAAAATCACTCTTCCACCCGCGTTGGGTCAGATCGCAGCATTGCGAGAAGCCACAGGCAGTCAGTTTCAGAAGGGGAGTCAACCACAAAGCGCAGCTGCTGGCGTGGCACCACTGCTGCGGACCTATCCATATCACTTCTCAGTGGGTCGAAGTCCAGCACTTGAAAAGAAAACACCCACCGCAACACACAAACTCAAAAGTAAGTCGACGTCCAGTAGCAAGAGCTCCAAAGCTGGAGGGGAGCAGAAATCCTCCATCGCCTCAGTGGTGGCCTCTCCCACTATCACTCTCCCAGCATTAGGCTCTGCCCCACCAACCCGCTTCACGTTGTCTCCCACCGCTGCCATCTGCTGTGGCCCTTCACTGGCCAGCATCACCACTCAGGGCAGGCTGCTGAACCATGTGGAGAAAGGCCCTCCGCACCGCAGTGCAGACAAGACATCTGTAGGCTTTCTAAAACTGAAGGCTTCGTCTGCTGCTAAGGACCATACGGTCACTTGCCCGACTGAAGCAAGGGACGTTCCCCTCGACCTGTCCGCCAAGTCGAAGCGGCCAAAAGCGGTCAAAGATCCTCCAAACACGGTTGCCACCACAGAGCATCTCCATAACGAGGCATGTCAGAAAGTTGCCCTCCATCCAAAGAGGCCATACCCAATCCTACCCGACACCCACAGAAATGGAGCTTATCAAAAGCAGAGCAGCAGGCCCCTAAATCACCAGGGTATGGAACCCAAATCATCCTGGGTCAAAGGTTGCTCTCAAGGCCCTATTAATAACCTCCCAGGAACCTATGTAGGTGTGGCCAGCCCCATACTTGCTTCCACCCTACGTAGCAAAGATGGGAAGGGGTCCTTTGAGGATGAGTTCCAGACTTTCGCTAGACAGGAGACTATCTCTATCATTGACCAAGGGGAACACCTGGCCTCAAGGGGAAAGAAGGCATTGTTCATGACGAAGGACAACCAGCACGTTCATGTTATCAAGCACTCTAACAGTACCAGCCCAGGTGTAACACAAAGCTGTCCCTTTAAGGGGGCTTTCTCCACAGCTCTGCCCGGCTCTACCAACTCACACTCTTATCAGAAATCTGCAAGTGTCAAAGCAGCAATCCCATACTCCCTCACTGTTGTCAAGCCATTATGGCAGCAACCACCACTTCTTCCTTACCAAGGTGCTTCTGTTCAGAGAAAGATCAGTCCAGGGTCTCCCAAGGTCAAGGGGGCCACAGGTTCAGAAGGTCCCACATTTCAGAGTGCCCATCaaagcctgtccagaatgtcccCGCTGTCCAACCTTGAGTCCATAGTGAAGCAAAAAGCTCTAGAGACCACTGCATTGACTGGCGAGGGATACTGCCATCTATCGCCTATGGCATCCAGAAAGGCCGTGGTGAGCTCCCACACAATGGGCCAGGACACATTGTTCCGTCAGACTGCTGCCTTTGGATGTCCACCTATCAGATCTGTGGAGAACAAAGAGACACTTTCCTCTAAAGGGTATTCCACACAAGTTATGAACAAACTTGAGAAAACAGGTGTCTCTGAGTGCAGAGAAAAGAGCTCTGAGAAACATGTTAAACTGGGGGAGCAGGTGGGTGGAAAAGAGATACAGGTCTTTGGGAGTAGTGGTTCAGCTAACAGAAACAGGATGGACAGCAAATTAGCCCAGGAGTTGGAGGGAGGAAtggtgaaggaggagaggaaggctacTGCTGGTCTCGATCCCCGTGCTAAATTGGAGGGGATTGCCCTATCCATCCTCACTGGCCAGTGTGCAGGGGTAGCCGAGGTGGAGAAGAAGACCAATGGAACTAAAGAGGAGTCTCCCACCAAACCAAAAGCTGCCTTCACCAAACAGAAGAAGCCCCCTAGTCCAAGGAAGCCGGAAAAAGAGAAGTCTTCAAAGAAGGCTGTGGTGCCAGTGAAGAAAAAGCCAGGCCAGGAGACCACTCCAGTTAGGAAAGAACCACGTCCCAAAAAG AAGAAACCATGTGCACCTGTACTGGAGCACAGTCTGTCGCTGGCTGAACCATCCccacacagggaggagggagagaacacTAGCAGCCCCACTGATAACAAGCAGACTGCTCACAACAAACCAG GTTTTGAAGTAGGTTTCACAGGTAATGGGAGCAGTCCTCTCCCCAGTCCCCAGTGCTCTGAGACCCCAGTCTCCTTCAGCAGCCCTGGAAGACCCAATAAGCAGCCAGCGTGCTCAGAGAGCTCCACCCCCAGGCTGAGGAGGGGCCGACGGAGGGGTGATGAGGCTTGGCTGGACGACTGGGGCTtcgctcctccacctcccccaaatctcccccacccccctacagcccctcctctccagcctgcCCGCCGGCCCAGGGGCAGACCGCGCACCAACCCCCTGCCTGAGAAGGCTGCCCAGGGCAAGGCCAGACCCGCCCCCAGCACTGAGGGAGACGCCCTCAAACACAAGAAACGGTCCCGCTGCCGGAACAGGAAATACCAGAATGGGGAGTACATCACGGGGAAGGACAGGGATGGAgacggagagggggaggagagatctGTCACCACCAGGCAGGGCACTCAATCTGAATCAG ATTTGACGGCTGCCATGTACCCACGCCTCAGTGCCACTCTGATCTGCCGTGGCGCCAGCCCAGAGCCTGATCCCAGGAGGCCCTCGTTCACCCGCTCAGGGTCGGTGCGGCGCCCGGACAGAGAGGCCTCCCCAGAGCCCAGCGACAAACCCTCTGGGAAGAGGAAGTTCAAGAGCAAGCACTTGAGTGACACAGATGAGCCCAAGAAG cagCTCAAGACCAAACGTTGCAGCTTGGGAAAGCGCCCTGCCTCTGTGGCAACGGATGACGACAGCCCCGACGCTAAGAAACCAGCAGGCCTCCAGTCCACCCCTAAGTGCTCGTCCTCCCCTCCAGCCAGTAAGAAGGGGACctcagggaggggaggggtacCAGAGTCTCCCCCTAGCAGACCTGTTCCTCCAGAGGTTCGCCGGCTCATTGTCAACAAGAACGCCGGGGAGACTCTGCTACAAAGAGCCGCCCGATTGGGCTACCAG GACGTGGTGCTCTACTGTCTGGAAAAAGATGTGCGGGAGGTCAATCGGCGTGACAACGCAGGTTACACGGCTCTCCACGAGGCGTGCTCTCGAGGCTGGAGCCACATCGTCCAGGTGCTGCTGAAACATGGAGCCGACGTCAACTGCAGCGCCCAGGACGGAACACG GCCCATCCATGACGCAGTAGCCAGTGATAACCTACCTGAGCTGTGGATGCTGCTGAACCACGGGGCTGACCCCACCCTGGCTACCTACTCCGGACAGACGGCGGTCAAACTGGCCCAGAGCCCCAGCATGAAGACCTTCCTCAAAG AATACTTCACAGACCTGGAGGGGAGAAGTGACCAGGACCCCAGTCTACCATGGGACTTCTACAGCAGCTCCGTGTTTG AGAATGGCCAGGAGGCATGCTGGGACTTCCTGCTCTCTcagcgggaggaggaggaggacgaggggaggaaggagagagactcTGATAGGGACTGTCTCATGTTTGAGTTCTCTTCGGAGCCCCTCTTACCCTGTTACCATGTCCAAGTGTCATTAACCCAGGG CTTTTGCAATTGGTTCCTGTTGACGGACGTCCTGAAGCGGCTGAAGATGTCTTCCCGGATATTTCGGGCGCGGTATCCACACTTGGAGGTGGTGAGCCTGGCGCGAACAGAGATGTGTAGGCAGGTGTCTGTCAGCCAGGTGAGCACAGCCTCCGCACAGCctcaggaagagggagaggggccgGTGGAGCTGGTCCGCTGTGTCCCGGAGCTCCAGGGACTGCTGGGTTCCTCCATCCACATCCTACAGGAGgacgagggggaggaggaaggggacagGATGGATACAGCCACGCCCTGCAGTCGGTAG